From the Malus domestica chromosome 17, GDT2T_hap1 genome, one window contains:
- the LOC103401755 gene encoding uncharacterized protein isoform X3, with product MVAGSRIEGGTQIISAGVRKTIQSIKEIVGNYSDFDIYWALKETDMDPNETAQKLLNQDPFHVVKRKRDKRKEVFSNSNGQVPVDARRHFESAGQGPTSNTSSDRPPSQNTTSDRPSSHSTFSDRPPYRNTFSDRNVRRGGYARGSSTGISREFRVVRDNRINGNVNKEMKPASLQCTTSTNEQASNDSEKGQTASSKSQKPSSRQNSSHGLNGQTQIRSSGANSTGNVRTETLVEKRVTLPIAASRVQAGKPNNSQPHSPVVVSSNSVVGVYSSSTDPVHVPSPDSRPAASVGAIKREVGIRRQASGNSKPSAPGSSVTSVSNSLLGKEGSTESFRPFTGISKADQVSQTSESVIPSMSGSRPLLSNQHNVRPHPPPVGHQKASQTNKEWKPKSSQKPSSNSPGVIGTPTKSISPASGDSKVSESEAAKLQDKLALVNVYDNCNVVIAESIRVPDSDRFQLTFGSLGTELDSTGNIVNGFQAGDTEESNREAAASLSVSAPELCSDEASGIKPVDLLDHQVRSSGSESPVSGAVAEHQLPEKKETSSPQNLGNYADIGLVQDNSSSYAPSDSQQQDPSELQGFSQAFDSQTGYDIPYFRPNMEESRGHPPQEALSSHTVNSMAASTVAMVQQQPPPVAQMYPQVHVSHYANLMPYRQFLSPVYVPPMAVPGYSNNPAYPHLSNGNSYLLMPGGGSHLNANSLKYGVQQFKPVPAGSPTGFGNFTNPNGYAINAPGVGGAAGLEDSSRIKYKDGNLYVPNPQAETSEIWIQNAREHPGMQSTPYYNMPAQTPHGAYMPSHGAHASFNAAAAQSSHMQFPGLYHPPQPSAIPNPHHMGPAMGGNVGVGVGAAAPGAQVGAYQQPQLNHLNWQSNF from the exons atggtcgCCGGGTCGCGAATCGAAGGTGGGACTCAGATAATCTCAGCAGGAGTGAGAAAAACGATTCAATCCATTAAAGAAATAGTGGGTAATTACTCGGATTTTGATATCTATTGGGCTCTCAAAGAAACCGACATGGATCCTAATGAAACCGCCCAGAAATTGCTCAACCAAG ACCCATTTCATGTTGTGAAGAGAAAAAGAGACAAAAGGAAGGAGGTATTCTCTAAT AGTAATGGGCAGGTTCCTGTGGATGCAAGGAGACATTTTGAGAGTGCAGGCCAAGGACCCACATCAAATACATCCTCTGATCGTCCCCCTTCTCAAAATACAACTTCTGATCGTCCTTCATCTCACAGCACATTTTCTGATCGTCCCCCATATCGCAATACATTTTCTGATCGTAATGTTAGAAGAGGAGGTTATGCTCGTGGCAGTTCAACTG GAATCAGCAGAGAATTCCGTGTTGTGAGAGACAACCGAATTAACGGTAATGTCAATAAAGAAATGAAGCCTGCTTCACTACAGTGTACAACTTCCACCAATGAGCAAGCGTCAAATGATTCTGAAAAGGG CCAAACAGCAAGTTCAAAGAGTCAAAAGCCATCTAGCAGACAAAATTCGTCTCATGGATTGAATGGGCAAACTCAAATTAGAAGCAGTGGTGCTAATTCAACTGGTAATGTTAGAACAGAGACATTAGTGGAGAAGCGAGTCACTCTTCCAATTGCAGCTTCCCGGGTGCAAGCTGGGAAGCCAAACAATTCCCAACCACACTCTCCAGTGGTAGTATCGAGCAACTCTGTTGTTGGAGTGTATTCATCTTCCACAGATCCTGTTCATGTGCCATCTCCTGATTCCAGACCAGCTGCTTCTGTTGGTGCTATTAAACGAGAAGTTGGTATTAGGAGGCAAGCTTCTGGCAACTCCAAGCCCTCTGCTCCAGGTAGCTCTGTGACTTCTGTCTCAAATTCACTCTTGGGAAAAGAGGGTTCTACTGAGTCATTTCGACCTTTCACTGGAATCTCTAAAGCTGATCAAGTGAGCCAAACTTCTGAGTCTGTGATACCTAGCATGTCGGGCAGCAGACCGTTGTTAAGTAATCAGCACAACGTCAGGCCACACCCACCACCTGTGGGACATCAGAAAG CTTCCCAGACTAATAAGGAGTGGAAACCTAAATCAAGCCAAAAGCCAAGTTCTAACAGTCCTGGAGTCATTGGAACACCAACAAAGTCTATTTCACCTGCTTCTGGTGATTCTAAGGTTTCAGAGTCAGAAGCAGCTAAGTTGCAAGATAAGCTCGCATTAGTAAATGTATATGATAACTGTAATGTTGTCATAGCAGAGAGTATTAGGGTCCCAGACAGTGATCGTTTTCAATTAACGTTTGGAAGCTTGGGGACAGAGCTTGATTCAACAGGGAATATAGTTAATGGATTTCAAGCTGGAGATACAGAGGAGTCAAACAGGGAAGCTGCAGCAAG TTTGTCAGTATCAGCTCCAGAGTTGTGCAGTGATGAGGCTTCTGGCATCAAGCCGGTGGATTTATTAGATCACCAAGTTAGAAGTTCTGGCTCTGAATCCCCAGTATCAGGTGCAGTTGCTGAGCATCAATTGCCTGAGAAAAAAGAAACTTCTAGTCCCCAGAATTTGGGCAATTATGCAGATATTGGTTTGGTTCAAGACAACAGTTCATCCTATGCACCTTCCGATTCACAGCAGCAAGATCCATCAGAGTTACAAGGTTTTTCG CAGGCATTTGATTCTCAGACTGGTTATGACATACCTTATTTCAGACCAAATATGGAGGAAAGCCGTGGACATCCTCCTCAAGAG GCCTTGAGCTCTCATACCGTCAACAGCATGGCTGCATCAACAGTTGCCATGGTGCAACAGCAACCACCCCCAGTGGCACAGATGTACCCACAAGTTCATGTTTCACATTATGCTAATCTCATGCCATATCGCCAATTTCTCTCACCAGTTTATGTTCCACCAATGGCTGTTCCTGGCTATTCTAACAACCCTGCATATCCTCACCTGTCTAATGGCAACAGCTACTTGCTGATGCCTGGAGGCGGTTCGCACCTAAATGCAAACAGCCTCAAGTATGGAGTGCAGCAGTTTAAGCCTGTCCCTGCTGGAAGTCCGACAGGGTTTGGGAATTTTACTAATCCCAACGGATATGCAATCAACGCCCCTGGTGTTGGAGGTGCCGCTGGGCTAGAAGATTCATCTCGAATCAAGTACAAAGATGGCAATCTATACGTCCCAAATCCTCAG GCTGAGACATCAGAGATTTGGATTCAGAATGCAAGGGAGCACCCGGGCATGCAATCCACCCCGTACTACAACATGCCTGCGCAAACGCCGCACGGTGCTTATATGCCATCTCACGGTGCTCATGCTTCCTTCAATGCAGCTGCAGCTCAATCTTCTCACATGCAGTTCCCAGGTTTGTACCATCCTCCTCAGCCCAGTGCAATTCCGAACCCGCACCATATGGGCCCTGCTATGGGCGGTAATGTCGGTGTTGGGGTTGGCGCAGCTGCTCCTGGGGCACAAGTTGGTGCATATCAGCAACCCCAACTGAACCACCTGAATTGGCAATCGAACTTCTga
- the LOC103401755 gene encoding cell wall protein RBR3-like isoform X6: protein MKPASLQCTTSTNEQASNDSEKGQTASSKSQKPSSRQNSSHGLNGQTQIRSSGANSTGNVRTETLVEKRVTLPIAASRVQAGKPNNSQPHSPVVVSSNSVVGVYSSSTDPVHVPSPDSRPAASVGAIKREVGIRRQASGNSKPSAPGSSVTSVSNSLLGKEGSTESFRPFTGISKADQVSQTSESVIPSMSGSRPLLSNQHNVRPHPPPVGHQKASQTNKEWKPKSSQKPSSNSPGVIGTPTKSISPASGDSKVSESEAAKLQDKLALVNVYDNCNVVIAESIRVPDSDRFQLTFGSLGTELDSTGNIVNGFQAGDTEESNREAAASLSVSAPELCSDEASGIKPVDLLDHQVRSSGSESPVSGAVAEHQLPEKKETSSPQNLGNYADIGLVQDNSSSYAPSDSQQQDPSELQGFSAFDSQTGYDIPYFRPNMEESRGHPPQEALSSHTVNSMAASTVAMVQQQPPPVAQMYPQVHVSHYANLMPYRQFLSPVYVPPMAVPGYSNNPAYPHLSNGNSYLLMPGGGSHLNANSLKYGVQQFKPVPAGSPTGFGNFTNPNGYAINAPGVGGAAGLEDSSRIKYKDGNLYVPNPQAETSEIWIQNAREHPGMQSTPYYNMPAQTPHGAYMPSHGAHASFNAAAAQSSHMQFPGLYHPPQPSAIPNPHHMGPAMGGNVGVGVGAAAPGAQVGAYQQPQLNHLNWQSNF from the exons ATGAAGCCTGCTTCACTACAGTGTACAACTTCCACCAATGAGCAAGCGTCAAATGATTCTGAAAAGGG CCAAACAGCAAGTTCAAAGAGTCAAAAGCCATCTAGCAGACAAAATTCGTCTCATGGATTGAATGGGCAAACTCAAATTAGAAGCAGTGGTGCTAATTCAACTGGTAATGTTAGAACAGAGACATTAGTGGAGAAGCGAGTCACTCTTCCAATTGCAGCTTCCCGGGTGCAAGCTGGGAAGCCAAACAATTCCCAACCACACTCTCCAGTGGTAGTATCGAGCAACTCTGTTGTTGGAGTGTATTCATCTTCCACAGATCCTGTTCATGTGCCATCTCCTGATTCCAGACCAGCTGCTTCTGTTGGTGCTATTAAACGAGAAGTTGGTATTAGGAGGCAAGCTTCTGGCAACTCCAAGCCCTCTGCTCCAGGTAGCTCTGTGACTTCTGTCTCAAATTCACTCTTGGGAAAAGAGGGTTCTACTGAGTCATTTCGACCTTTCACTGGAATCTCTAAAGCTGATCAAGTGAGCCAAACTTCTGAGTCTGTGATACCTAGCATGTCGGGCAGCAGACCGTTGTTAAGTAATCAGCACAACGTCAGGCCACACCCACCACCTGTGGGACATCAGAAAG CTTCCCAGACTAATAAGGAGTGGAAACCTAAATCAAGCCAAAAGCCAAGTTCTAACAGTCCTGGAGTCATTGGAACACCAACAAAGTCTATTTCACCTGCTTCTGGTGATTCTAAGGTTTCAGAGTCAGAAGCAGCTAAGTTGCAAGATAAGCTCGCATTAGTAAATGTATATGATAACTGTAATGTTGTCATAGCAGAGAGTATTAGGGTCCCAGACAGTGATCGTTTTCAATTAACGTTTGGAAGCTTGGGGACAGAGCTTGATTCAACAGGGAATATAGTTAATGGATTTCAAGCTGGAGATACAGAGGAGTCAAACAGGGAAGCTGCAGCAAG TTTGTCAGTATCAGCTCCAGAGTTGTGCAGTGATGAGGCTTCTGGCATCAAGCCGGTGGATTTATTAGATCACCAAGTTAGAAGTTCTGGCTCTGAATCCCCAGTATCAGGTGCAGTTGCTGAGCATCAATTGCCTGAGAAAAAAGAAACTTCTAGTCCCCAGAATTTGGGCAATTATGCAGATATTGGTTTGGTTCAAGACAACAGTTCATCCTATGCACCTTCCGATTCACAGCAGCAAGATCCATCAGAGTTACAAGGTTTTTCG GCATTTGATTCTCAGACTGGTTATGACATACCTTATTTCAGACCAAATATGGAGGAAAGCCGTGGACATCCTCCTCAAGAG GCCTTGAGCTCTCATACCGTCAACAGCATGGCTGCATCAACAGTTGCCATGGTGCAACAGCAACCACCCCCAGTGGCACAGATGTACCCACAAGTTCATGTTTCACATTATGCTAATCTCATGCCATATCGCCAATTTCTCTCACCAGTTTATGTTCCACCAATGGCTGTTCCTGGCTATTCTAACAACCCTGCATATCCTCACCTGTCTAATGGCAACAGCTACTTGCTGATGCCTGGAGGCGGTTCGCACCTAAATGCAAACAGCCTCAAGTATGGAGTGCAGCAGTTTAAGCCTGTCCCTGCTGGAAGTCCGACAGGGTTTGGGAATTTTACTAATCCCAACGGATATGCAATCAACGCCCCTGGTGTTGGAGGTGCCGCTGGGCTAGAAGATTCATCTCGAATCAAGTACAAAGATGGCAATCTATACGTCCCAAATCCTCAG GCTGAGACATCAGAGATTTGGATTCAGAATGCAAGGGAGCACCCGGGCATGCAATCCACCCCGTACTACAACATGCCTGCGCAAACGCCGCACGGTGCTTATATGCCATCTCACGGTGCTCATGCTTCCTTCAATGCAGCTGCAGCTCAATCTTCTCACATGCAGTTCCCAGGTTTGTACCATCCTCCTCAGCCCAGTGCAATTCCGAACCCGCACCATATGGGCCCTGCTATGGGCGGTAATGTCGGTGTTGGGGTTGGCGCAGCTGCTCCTGGGGCACAAGTTGGTGCATATCAGCAACCCCAACTGAACCACCTGAATTGGCAATCGAACTTCTga
- the LOC103401755 gene encoding uncharacterized protein isoform X5 gives MKPASLQCTTSTNEQASNDSEKGQTASSKSQKPSSRQNSSHGLNGQTQIRSSGANSTGNVRTETLVEKRVTLPIAASRVQAGKPNNSQPHSPVVVSSNSVVGVYSSSTDPVHVPSPDSRPAASVGAIKREVGIRRQASGNSKPSAPGSSVTSVSNSLLGKEGSTESFRPFTGISKADQVSQTSESVIPSMSGSRPLLSNQHNVRPHPPPVGHQKASQTNKEWKPKSSQKPSSNSPGVIGTPTKSISPASGDSKVSESEAAKLQDKLALVNVYDNCNVVIAESIRVPDSDRFQLTFGSLGTELDSTGNIVNGFQAGDTEESNREAAASLSVSAPELCSDEASGIKPVDLLDHQVRSSGSESPVSGAVAEHQLPEKKETSSPQNLGNYADIGLVQDNSSSYAPSDSQQQDPSELQGFSQAFDSQTGYDIPYFRPNMEESRGHPPQEALSSHTVNSMAASTVAMVQQQPPPVAQMYPQVHVSHYANLMPYRQFLSPVYVPPMAVPGYSNNPAYPHLSNGNSYLLMPGGGSHLNANSLKYGVQQFKPVPAGSPTGFGNFTNPNGYAINAPGVGGAAGLEDSSRIKYKDGNLYVPNPQAETSEIWIQNAREHPGMQSTPYYNMPAQTPHGAYMPSHGAHASFNAAAAQSSHMQFPGLYHPPQPSAIPNPHHMGPAMGGNVGVGVGAAAPGAQVGAYQQPQLNHLNWQSNF, from the exons ATGAAGCCTGCTTCACTACAGTGTACAACTTCCACCAATGAGCAAGCGTCAAATGATTCTGAAAAGGG CCAAACAGCAAGTTCAAAGAGTCAAAAGCCATCTAGCAGACAAAATTCGTCTCATGGATTGAATGGGCAAACTCAAATTAGAAGCAGTGGTGCTAATTCAACTGGTAATGTTAGAACAGAGACATTAGTGGAGAAGCGAGTCACTCTTCCAATTGCAGCTTCCCGGGTGCAAGCTGGGAAGCCAAACAATTCCCAACCACACTCTCCAGTGGTAGTATCGAGCAACTCTGTTGTTGGAGTGTATTCATCTTCCACAGATCCTGTTCATGTGCCATCTCCTGATTCCAGACCAGCTGCTTCTGTTGGTGCTATTAAACGAGAAGTTGGTATTAGGAGGCAAGCTTCTGGCAACTCCAAGCCCTCTGCTCCAGGTAGCTCTGTGACTTCTGTCTCAAATTCACTCTTGGGAAAAGAGGGTTCTACTGAGTCATTTCGACCTTTCACTGGAATCTCTAAAGCTGATCAAGTGAGCCAAACTTCTGAGTCTGTGATACCTAGCATGTCGGGCAGCAGACCGTTGTTAAGTAATCAGCACAACGTCAGGCCACACCCACCACCTGTGGGACATCAGAAAG CTTCCCAGACTAATAAGGAGTGGAAACCTAAATCAAGCCAAAAGCCAAGTTCTAACAGTCCTGGAGTCATTGGAACACCAACAAAGTCTATTTCACCTGCTTCTGGTGATTCTAAGGTTTCAGAGTCAGAAGCAGCTAAGTTGCAAGATAAGCTCGCATTAGTAAATGTATATGATAACTGTAATGTTGTCATAGCAGAGAGTATTAGGGTCCCAGACAGTGATCGTTTTCAATTAACGTTTGGAAGCTTGGGGACAGAGCTTGATTCAACAGGGAATATAGTTAATGGATTTCAAGCTGGAGATACAGAGGAGTCAAACAGGGAAGCTGCAGCAAG TTTGTCAGTATCAGCTCCAGAGTTGTGCAGTGATGAGGCTTCTGGCATCAAGCCGGTGGATTTATTAGATCACCAAGTTAGAAGTTCTGGCTCTGAATCCCCAGTATCAGGTGCAGTTGCTGAGCATCAATTGCCTGAGAAAAAAGAAACTTCTAGTCCCCAGAATTTGGGCAATTATGCAGATATTGGTTTGGTTCAAGACAACAGTTCATCCTATGCACCTTCCGATTCACAGCAGCAAGATCCATCAGAGTTACAAGGTTTTTCG CAGGCATTTGATTCTCAGACTGGTTATGACATACCTTATTTCAGACCAAATATGGAGGAAAGCCGTGGACATCCTCCTCAAGAG GCCTTGAGCTCTCATACCGTCAACAGCATGGCTGCATCAACAGTTGCCATGGTGCAACAGCAACCACCCCCAGTGGCACAGATGTACCCACAAGTTCATGTTTCACATTATGCTAATCTCATGCCATATCGCCAATTTCTCTCACCAGTTTATGTTCCACCAATGGCTGTTCCTGGCTATTCTAACAACCCTGCATATCCTCACCTGTCTAATGGCAACAGCTACTTGCTGATGCCTGGAGGCGGTTCGCACCTAAATGCAAACAGCCTCAAGTATGGAGTGCAGCAGTTTAAGCCTGTCCCTGCTGGAAGTCCGACAGGGTTTGGGAATTTTACTAATCCCAACGGATATGCAATCAACGCCCCTGGTGTTGGAGGTGCCGCTGGGCTAGAAGATTCATCTCGAATCAAGTACAAAGATGGCAATCTATACGTCCCAAATCCTCAG GCTGAGACATCAGAGATTTGGATTCAGAATGCAAGGGAGCACCCGGGCATGCAATCCACCCCGTACTACAACATGCCTGCGCAAACGCCGCACGGTGCTTATATGCCATCTCACGGTGCTCATGCTTCCTTCAATGCAGCTGCAGCTCAATCTTCTCACATGCAGTTCCCAGGTTTGTACCATCCTCCTCAGCCCAGTGCAATTCCGAACCCGCACCATATGGGCCCTGCTATGGGCGGTAATGTCGGTGTTGGGGTTGGCGCAGCTGCTCCTGGGGCACAAGTTGGTGCATATCAGCAACCCCAACTGAACCACCTGAATTGGCAATCGAACTTCTga
- the LOC103401755 gene encoding uncharacterized protein isoform X2 produces MVAGSRIEGGTQIISAGVRKTIQSIKEIVGNYSDFDIYWALKETDMDPNETAQKLLNQDPFHVVKRKRDKRKEVFSNSNGQVPVDARRHFESAGQGPTSNTSSDRPPSQNTTSDRPSSHSTFSDRPPYRNTFSDRNVRRGGYARGSSTGTGISREFRVVRDNRINGNVNKEMKPASLQCTTSTNEQASNDSEKGQTASSKSQKPSSRQNSSHGLNGQTQIRSSGANSTGNVRTETLVEKRVTLPIAASRVQAGKPNNSQPHSPVVVSSNSVVGVYSSSTDPVHVPSPDSRPAASVGAIKREVGIRRQASGNSKPSAPGSSVTSVSNSLLGKEGSTESFRPFTGISKADQVSQTSESVIPSMSGSRPLLSNQHNVRPHPPPVGHQKASQTNKEWKPKSSQKPSSNSPGVIGTPTKSISPASGDSKVSESEAAKLQDKLALVNVYDNCNVVIAESIRVPDSDRFQLTFGSLGTELDSTGNIVNGFQAGDTEESNREAAASLSVSAPELCSDEASGIKPVDLLDHQVRSSGSESPVSGAVAEHQLPEKKETSSPQNLGNYADIGLVQDNSSSYAPSDSQQQDPSELQGFSAFDSQTGYDIPYFRPNMEESRGHPPQEALSSHTVNSMAASTVAMVQQQPPPVAQMYPQVHVSHYANLMPYRQFLSPVYVPPMAVPGYSNNPAYPHLSNGNSYLLMPGGGSHLNANSLKYGVQQFKPVPAGSPTGFGNFTNPNGYAINAPGVGGAAGLEDSSRIKYKDGNLYVPNPQAETSEIWIQNAREHPGMQSTPYYNMPAQTPHGAYMPSHGAHASFNAAAAQSSHMQFPGLYHPPQPSAIPNPHHMGPAMGGNVGVGVGAAAPGAQVGAYQQPQLNHLNWQSNF; encoded by the exons atggtcgCCGGGTCGCGAATCGAAGGTGGGACTCAGATAATCTCAGCAGGAGTGAGAAAAACGATTCAATCCATTAAAGAAATAGTGGGTAATTACTCGGATTTTGATATCTATTGGGCTCTCAAAGAAACCGACATGGATCCTAATGAAACCGCCCAGAAATTGCTCAACCAAG ACCCATTTCATGTTGTGAAGAGAAAAAGAGACAAAAGGAAGGAGGTATTCTCTAAT AGTAATGGGCAGGTTCCTGTGGATGCAAGGAGACATTTTGAGAGTGCAGGCCAAGGACCCACATCAAATACATCCTCTGATCGTCCCCCTTCTCAAAATACAACTTCTGATCGTCCTTCATCTCACAGCACATTTTCTGATCGTCCCCCATATCGCAATACATTTTCTGATCGTAATGTTAGAAGAGGAGGTTATGCTCGTGGCAGTTCAACTG GTACAGGAATCAGCAGAGAATTCCGTGTTGTGAGAGACAACCGAATTAACGGTAATGTCAATAAAGAAATGAAGCCTGCTTCACTACAGTGTACAACTTCCACCAATGAGCAAGCGTCAAATGATTCTGAAAAGGG CCAAACAGCAAGTTCAAAGAGTCAAAAGCCATCTAGCAGACAAAATTCGTCTCATGGATTGAATGGGCAAACTCAAATTAGAAGCAGTGGTGCTAATTCAACTGGTAATGTTAGAACAGAGACATTAGTGGAGAAGCGAGTCACTCTTCCAATTGCAGCTTCCCGGGTGCAAGCTGGGAAGCCAAACAATTCCCAACCACACTCTCCAGTGGTAGTATCGAGCAACTCTGTTGTTGGAGTGTATTCATCTTCCACAGATCCTGTTCATGTGCCATCTCCTGATTCCAGACCAGCTGCTTCTGTTGGTGCTATTAAACGAGAAGTTGGTATTAGGAGGCAAGCTTCTGGCAACTCCAAGCCCTCTGCTCCAGGTAGCTCTGTGACTTCTGTCTCAAATTCACTCTTGGGAAAAGAGGGTTCTACTGAGTCATTTCGACCTTTCACTGGAATCTCTAAAGCTGATCAAGTGAGCCAAACTTCTGAGTCTGTGATACCTAGCATGTCGGGCAGCAGACCGTTGTTAAGTAATCAGCACAACGTCAGGCCACACCCACCACCTGTGGGACATCAGAAAG CTTCCCAGACTAATAAGGAGTGGAAACCTAAATCAAGCCAAAAGCCAAGTTCTAACAGTCCTGGAGTCATTGGAACACCAACAAAGTCTATTTCACCTGCTTCTGGTGATTCTAAGGTTTCAGAGTCAGAAGCAGCTAAGTTGCAAGATAAGCTCGCATTAGTAAATGTATATGATAACTGTAATGTTGTCATAGCAGAGAGTATTAGGGTCCCAGACAGTGATCGTTTTCAATTAACGTTTGGAAGCTTGGGGACAGAGCTTGATTCAACAGGGAATATAGTTAATGGATTTCAAGCTGGAGATACAGAGGAGTCAAACAGGGAAGCTGCAGCAAG TTTGTCAGTATCAGCTCCAGAGTTGTGCAGTGATGAGGCTTCTGGCATCAAGCCGGTGGATTTATTAGATCACCAAGTTAGAAGTTCTGGCTCTGAATCCCCAGTATCAGGTGCAGTTGCTGAGCATCAATTGCCTGAGAAAAAAGAAACTTCTAGTCCCCAGAATTTGGGCAATTATGCAGATATTGGTTTGGTTCAAGACAACAGTTCATCCTATGCACCTTCCGATTCACAGCAGCAAGATCCATCAGAGTTACAAGGTTTTTCG GCATTTGATTCTCAGACTGGTTATGACATACCTTATTTCAGACCAAATATGGAGGAAAGCCGTGGACATCCTCCTCAAGAG GCCTTGAGCTCTCATACCGTCAACAGCATGGCTGCATCAACAGTTGCCATGGTGCAACAGCAACCACCCCCAGTGGCACAGATGTACCCACAAGTTCATGTTTCACATTATGCTAATCTCATGCCATATCGCCAATTTCTCTCACCAGTTTATGTTCCACCAATGGCTGTTCCTGGCTATTCTAACAACCCTGCATATCCTCACCTGTCTAATGGCAACAGCTACTTGCTGATGCCTGGAGGCGGTTCGCACCTAAATGCAAACAGCCTCAAGTATGGAGTGCAGCAGTTTAAGCCTGTCCCTGCTGGAAGTCCGACAGGGTTTGGGAATTTTACTAATCCCAACGGATATGCAATCAACGCCCCTGGTGTTGGAGGTGCCGCTGGGCTAGAAGATTCATCTCGAATCAAGTACAAAGATGGCAATCTATACGTCCCAAATCCTCAG GCTGAGACATCAGAGATTTGGATTCAGAATGCAAGGGAGCACCCGGGCATGCAATCCACCCCGTACTACAACATGCCTGCGCAAACGCCGCACGGTGCTTATATGCCATCTCACGGTGCTCATGCTTCCTTCAATGCAGCTGCAGCTCAATCTTCTCACATGCAGTTCCCAGGTTTGTACCATCCTCCTCAGCCCAGTGCAATTCCGAACCCGCACCATATGGGCCCTGCTATGGGCGGTAATGTCGGTGTTGGGGTTGGCGCAGCTGCTCCTGGGGCACAAGTTGGTGCATATCAGCAACCCCAACTGAACCACCTGAATTGGCAATCGAACTTCTga